From the genome of Grus americana isolate bGruAme1 chromosome 9, bGruAme1.mat, whole genome shotgun sequence, one region includes:
- the TBL1XR1 gene encoding F-box-like/WD repeat-containing protein TBL1XR1 isoform X2: MSISSDEVNFLVYRYLQESGFSHSAFTFGIESHISQSNINGALVPPAALISIIQKGLQYVEAEVSINEDGTLFDGRPIESLSLIDAVMPDVVQTRQQAYRDKLAQQQAAAAAAAAATNQQGSAKNGENTANGEENGAHTIANNHTDMMEVDGDVEIPPNKAVVLRGHESEVFICAWNPISDLLASGSGDSTARIWNLSENSTSGSTQLVLRHCIREGGQDVPSNKDVTSLDWNSEGTLLATGSYDGFARIWTKDGNLASTLGQHKGPIFALKWNKKGNFILSAGVDKTTIIWDAHTGEAKQQFPFHSAPALDVDWQSNNTFASCSTDMCIHVCKLGQDRPIKTFQGHTNEVNAIKWDPTGNLLASCSDDMTLKIWSMKQDSCVHDLQAHNKEIYTIKWSPTGPGTNNPNANLMLASASFDSTVRLWDVDRGICIHTLTKHQEPVYSVAFSPDGRYLASGSFDKCVHIWNTQV, translated from the exons ATGAGTATAAGCAGTGATGAGGTTAACTTCTTGGTATATAGATACTTGCAAGAGTCAG GGTTTTCTCATTCAGCATTTACCTTTGGTATAGAGAGCCATATCAGCCAGTCTAACATAAATGGTGCTCTGGTGCCACCAGCTGCTTTGATTTCCATCATCCAGAAAGGTCTTCAGTATGTAGAGGCAGAAGTCAGTATTAATGAG GATGGTACCTTGTTTGATGGTAGGCCGATAGAGTCTCTCTCACTGATAGATGCAGTAATGCCTGATGTGGTACAGACAAGACAACAGGCCTACAGAGATAAACTTGCAcaacagcaggcagcagctgctgcagctgcagccgcAACTAACCAACAGGGATCAGcgaaaaatggagaaaatactgcaaatgGAGAAGAGAACGGAGCACATACTATAGCAA ATAATCACACAGATATGATGGAAGTAGATGGAGATGTTGAAATCCCTCCCAACAAGGCAGTGGTGCTGCGTGGCCATGAATCTGAAGTATTCATCTGTGCCTGGAATCCCATTAGTGACCTTTTGGCCTCAGG ATCTGGAGATTCGACAGCACGGATATGGAACCTCAGTGAAAACAGCACGAGCGGCTCTACGCAGCTGGTACTTCGACACTGTATACGAGAAGGAGGGCAGGATGTACCCAGCAACAAAGATGTGACATCGCTGGATTGGAAT AGTGAAGGTACACTTCTAGCAACTGGGTCTTACGATGGCTTTGCAAGGATATGGACTAAAGATG GTAATCTTGCCAGCACCTTAGGGCAACATAAAGGTCCTATATTTGCGTTAAAATGGAACAAGAAAGGAAACTTCATTTTAAGTGCAGGAGTGGACAAG ACCACAATTATTTGGGATGCCCACACTGGCGAAGCGAAGCAGcagtttccttttcattctg cacCAGCATTAGATGTTGATTGGCAGAGTAACAACACGTTTGCCTCTTGCAGTACAGACATGTGTATTCACGTCTGTAAACTAGGACAAGATAGGCCCATCAAAACCTTCCAGGGTCACACA AATGAAGTAAACGCAATCAAATGGGATCCAACTGGTAATCTTCTGGCATCCTGCTCTGATGATATGACTCTAAAG ATCTGGAGTATGAAACAAGACAGTTGTGTCCATGACTTACAAGCACACAACAAAGAAATTTATACTATCAAATGGAGTCCTACCGGACCAGGAACAAATAATCCAAATGCCAATCTTATGTTAGCAAG TGCATCCTTTGATTCTACCGTTAGGTTATGGGATGTAGACAGAGGAATTTGTATTCATACTCTGACAAAACATCAAGAACCTGTGTACAGTGTAGCTTTCAGTCCTGACGGCAGGTACCTGGCCAGCGGCTCCTTTGATAAATGTGTACACATCTGGAATACGCAGGTATAG
- the TBL1XR1 gene encoding F-box-like/WD repeat-containing protein TBL1XR1 isoform X1, giving the protein MSISSDEVNFLVYRYLQESGFSHSAFTFGIESHISQSNINGALVPPAALISIIQKGLQYVEAEVSINEDGTLFDGRPIESLSLIDAVMPDVVQTRQQAYRDKLAQQQAAAAAAAAATNQQGSAKNGENTANGEENGAHTIANNHTDMMEVDGDVEIPPNKAVVLRGHESEVFICAWNPISDLLASGSGDSTARIWNLSENSTSGSTQLVLRHCIREGGQDVPSNKDVTSLDWNSEGTLLATGSYDGFARIWTKDGNLASTLGQHKGPIFALKWNKKGNFILSAGVDKTTIIWDAHTGEAKQQFPFHSAPALDVDWQSNNTFASCSTDMCIHVCKLGQDRPIKTFQGHTNEVNAIKWDPTGNLLASCSDDMTLKIWSMKQDSCVHDLQAHNKEIYTIKWSPTGPGTNNPNANLMLASASFDSTVRLWDVDRGICIHTLTKHQEPVYSVAFSPDGRYLASGSFDKCVHIWNTQTGALVHSYRGTGGIFEVCWNAAGDKVGASASDGSVCVLDLRK; this is encoded by the exons ATGAGTATAAGCAGTGATGAGGTTAACTTCTTGGTATATAGATACTTGCAAGAGTCAG GGTTTTCTCATTCAGCATTTACCTTTGGTATAGAGAGCCATATCAGCCAGTCTAACATAAATGGTGCTCTGGTGCCACCAGCTGCTTTGATTTCCATCATCCAGAAAGGTCTTCAGTATGTAGAGGCAGAAGTCAGTATTAATGAG GATGGTACCTTGTTTGATGGTAGGCCGATAGAGTCTCTCTCACTGATAGATGCAGTAATGCCTGATGTGGTACAGACAAGACAACAGGCCTACAGAGATAAACTTGCAcaacagcaggcagcagctgctgcagctgcagccgcAACTAACCAACAGGGATCAGcgaaaaatggagaaaatactgcaaatgGAGAAGAGAACGGAGCACATACTATAGCAA ATAATCACACAGATATGATGGAAGTAGATGGAGATGTTGAAATCCCTCCCAACAAGGCAGTGGTGCTGCGTGGCCATGAATCTGAAGTATTCATCTGTGCCTGGAATCCCATTAGTGACCTTTTGGCCTCAGG ATCTGGAGATTCGACAGCACGGATATGGAACCTCAGTGAAAACAGCACGAGCGGCTCTACGCAGCTGGTACTTCGACACTGTATACGAGAAGGAGGGCAGGATGTACCCAGCAACAAAGATGTGACATCGCTGGATTGGAAT AGTGAAGGTACACTTCTAGCAACTGGGTCTTACGATGGCTTTGCAAGGATATGGACTAAAGATG GTAATCTTGCCAGCACCTTAGGGCAACATAAAGGTCCTATATTTGCGTTAAAATGGAACAAGAAAGGAAACTTCATTTTAAGTGCAGGAGTGGACAAG ACCACAATTATTTGGGATGCCCACACTGGCGAAGCGAAGCAGcagtttccttttcattctg cacCAGCATTAGATGTTGATTGGCAGAGTAACAACACGTTTGCCTCTTGCAGTACAGACATGTGTATTCACGTCTGTAAACTAGGACAAGATAGGCCCATCAAAACCTTCCAGGGTCACACA AATGAAGTAAACGCAATCAAATGGGATCCAACTGGTAATCTTCTGGCATCCTGCTCTGATGATATGACTCTAAAG ATCTGGAGTATGAAACAAGACAGTTGTGTCCATGACTTACAAGCACACAACAAAGAAATTTATACTATCAAATGGAGTCCTACCGGACCAGGAACAAATAATCCAAATGCCAATCTTATGTTAGCAAG TGCATCCTTTGATTCTACCGTTAGGTTATGGGATGTAGACAGAGGAATTTGTATTCATACTCTGACAAAACATCAAGAACCTGTGTACAGTGTAGCTTTCAGTCCTGACGGCAGGTACCTGGCCAGCGGCTCCTTTGATAAATGTGTACACATCTGGAATACGCAG ACAGGTGCCCTAGTTCACAGTTATCGGGGAACAGGAGGGATTTTTGAGGTTTGCTGGAATGCAGCAGGAGACAAAGTTGGAGCAAGTGCTTCAGATGGTTCA gTTTGTGTATTAGACCTACGGAAATAG
- the TBL1XR1 gene encoding F-box-like/WD repeat-containing protein TBL1XR1 isoform X3: MRLTSWYIDTCKSQDGTLFDGRPIESLSLIDAVMPDVVQTRQQAYRDKLAQQQAAAAAAAAATNQQGSAKNGENTANGEENGAHTIANNHTDMMEVDGDVEIPPNKAVVLRGHESEVFICAWNPISDLLASGSGDSTARIWNLSENSTSGSTQLVLRHCIREGGQDVPSNKDVTSLDWNSEGTLLATGSYDGFARIWTKDGNLASTLGQHKGPIFALKWNKKGNFILSAGVDKTTIIWDAHTGEAKQQFPFHSAPALDVDWQSNNTFASCSTDMCIHVCKLGQDRPIKTFQGHTNEVNAIKWDPTGNLLASCSDDMTLKIWSMKQDSCVHDLQAHNKEIYTIKWSPTGPGTNNPNANLMLASASFDSTVRLWDVDRGICIHTLTKHQEPVYSVAFSPDGRYLASGSFDKCVHIWNTQTGALVHSYRGTGGIFEVCWNAAGDKVGASASDGSVCVLDLRK; this comes from the exons ATGAGGTTAACTTCTTGGTATATAGATACTTGCAAGAGTCAG GATGGTACCTTGTTTGATGGTAGGCCGATAGAGTCTCTCTCACTGATAGATGCAGTAATGCCTGATGTGGTACAGACAAGACAACAGGCCTACAGAGATAAACTTGCAcaacagcaggcagcagctgctgcagctgcagccgcAACTAACCAACAGGGATCAGcgaaaaatggagaaaatactgcaaatgGAGAAGAGAACGGAGCACATACTATAGCAA ATAATCACACAGATATGATGGAAGTAGATGGAGATGTTGAAATCCCTCCCAACAAGGCAGTGGTGCTGCGTGGCCATGAATCTGAAGTATTCATCTGTGCCTGGAATCCCATTAGTGACCTTTTGGCCTCAGG ATCTGGAGATTCGACAGCACGGATATGGAACCTCAGTGAAAACAGCACGAGCGGCTCTACGCAGCTGGTACTTCGACACTGTATACGAGAAGGAGGGCAGGATGTACCCAGCAACAAAGATGTGACATCGCTGGATTGGAAT AGTGAAGGTACACTTCTAGCAACTGGGTCTTACGATGGCTTTGCAAGGATATGGACTAAAGATG GTAATCTTGCCAGCACCTTAGGGCAACATAAAGGTCCTATATTTGCGTTAAAATGGAACAAGAAAGGAAACTTCATTTTAAGTGCAGGAGTGGACAAG ACCACAATTATTTGGGATGCCCACACTGGCGAAGCGAAGCAGcagtttccttttcattctg cacCAGCATTAGATGTTGATTGGCAGAGTAACAACACGTTTGCCTCTTGCAGTACAGACATGTGTATTCACGTCTGTAAACTAGGACAAGATAGGCCCATCAAAACCTTCCAGGGTCACACA AATGAAGTAAACGCAATCAAATGGGATCCAACTGGTAATCTTCTGGCATCCTGCTCTGATGATATGACTCTAAAG ATCTGGAGTATGAAACAAGACAGTTGTGTCCATGACTTACAAGCACACAACAAAGAAATTTATACTATCAAATGGAGTCCTACCGGACCAGGAACAAATAATCCAAATGCCAATCTTATGTTAGCAAG TGCATCCTTTGATTCTACCGTTAGGTTATGGGATGTAGACAGAGGAATTTGTATTCATACTCTGACAAAACATCAAGAACCTGTGTACAGTGTAGCTTTCAGTCCTGACGGCAGGTACCTGGCCAGCGGCTCCTTTGATAAATGTGTACACATCTGGAATACGCAG ACAGGTGCCCTAGTTCACAGTTATCGGGGAACAGGAGGGATTTTTGAGGTTTGCTGGAATGCAGCAGGAGACAAAGTTGGAGCAAGTGCTTCAGATGGTTCA gTTTGTGTATTAGACCTACGGAAATAG
- the TBL1XR1 gene encoding F-box-like/WD repeat-containing protein TBL1XR1 isoform X4: MPDVVQTRQQAYRDKLAQQQAAAAAAAAATNQQGSAKNGENTANGEENGAHTIANNHTDMMEVDGDVEIPPNKAVVLRGHESEVFICAWNPISDLLASGSGDSTARIWNLSENSTSGSTQLVLRHCIREGGQDVPSNKDVTSLDWNSEGTLLATGSYDGFARIWTKDGNLASTLGQHKGPIFALKWNKKGNFILSAGVDKTTIIWDAHTGEAKQQFPFHSAPALDVDWQSNNTFASCSTDMCIHVCKLGQDRPIKTFQGHTNEVNAIKWDPTGNLLASCSDDMTLKIWSMKQDSCVHDLQAHNKEIYTIKWSPTGPGTNNPNANLMLASASFDSTVRLWDVDRGICIHTLTKHQEPVYSVAFSPDGRYLASGSFDKCVHIWNTQTGALVHSYRGTGGIFEVCWNAAGDKVGASASDGSVCVLDLRK; the protein is encoded by the exons ATGCCTGATGTGGTACAGACAAGACAACAGGCCTACAGAGATAAACTTGCAcaacagcaggcagcagctgctgcagctgcagccgcAACTAACCAACAGGGATCAGcgaaaaatggagaaaatactgcaaatgGAGAAGAGAACGGAGCACATACTATAGCAA ATAATCACACAGATATGATGGAAGTAGATGGAGATGTTGAAATCCCTCCCAACAAGGCAGTGGTGCTGCGTGGCCATGAATCTGAAGTATTCATCTGTGCCTGGAATCCCATTAGTGACCTTTTGGCCTCAGG ATCTGGAGATTCGACAGCACGGATATGGAACCTCAGTGAAAACAGCACGAGCGGCTCTACGCAGCTGGTACTTCGACACTGTATACGAGAAGGAGGGCAGGATGTACCCAGCAACAAAGATGTGACATCGCTGGATTGGAAT AGTGAAGGTACACTTCTAGCAACTGGGTCTTACGATGGCTTTGCAAGGATATGGACTAAAGATG GTAATCTTGCCAGCACCTTAGGGCAACATAAAGGTCCTATATTTGCGTTAAAATGGAACAAGAAAGGAAACTTCATTTTAAGTGCAGGAGTGGACAAG ACCACAATTATTTGGGATGCCCACACTGGCGAAGCGAAGCAGcagtttccttttcattctg cacCAGCATTAGATGTTGATTGGCAGAGTAACAACACGTTTGCCTCTTGCAGTACAGACATGTGTATTCACGTCTGTAAACTAGGACAAGATAGGCCCATCAAAACCTTCCAGGGTCACACA AATGAAGTAAACGCAATCAAATGGGATCCAACTGGTAATCTTCTGGCATCCTGCTCTGATGATATGACTCTAAAG ATCTGGAGTATGAAACAAGACAGTTGTGTCCATGACTTACAAGCACACAACAAAGAAATTTATACTATCAAATGGAGTCCTACCGGACCAGGAACAAATAATCCAAATGCCAATCTTATGTTAGCAAG TGCATCCTTTGATTCTACCGTTAGGTTATGGGATGTAGACAGAGGAATTTGTATTCATACTCTGACAAAACATCAAGAACCTGTGTACAGTGTAGCTTTCAGTCCTGACGGCAGGTACCTGGCCAGCGGCTCCTTTGATAAATGTGTACACATCTGGAATACGCAG ACAGGTGCCCTAGTTCACAGTTATCGGGGAACAGGAGGGATTTTTGAGGTTTGCTGGAATGCAGCAGGAGACAAAGTTGGAGCAAGTGCTTCAGATGGTTCA gTTTGTGTATTAGACCTACGGAAATAG